One genomic region from Phragmites australis chromosome 1, lpPhrAust1.1, whole genome shotgun sequence encodes:
- the LOC133922124 gene encoding G-type lectin S-receptor-like serine/threonine-protein kinase B120 isoform X3 codes for MFMMPEISVRTIVYPRFQTPGQQLHEAFRLFGNIQNSESLVGCLETAMFGKISFWRNSALVDLLILSVLATRCLSAPMATYNIFQNQSISDGQTLESMNKMFVLGFFSPGTSRYRYVGVWHNNGPERTVVWVANRNNPLQDNSGILKFDNHSNLIVLDGSGNSFTVSYGMGVQDVEAAILDNGNFVLRIYQSKIIWQSFDSPTDTWLPEMNITLGSKLLTSWKSYDDPAMGDYSFGPGITDALQLIIWWKGSNIYWTSGRWNGDMNSLIPDLTSISVTPVSFLCDNLSCTYTPNPRNKTTKIVLDPNGSLNIAQFDPEAKSWTLLWNQHASCDVPNLCGVFGICNNSALAIRHCQCPKGFALQENTRKGCTRQIPLQCNGDRFIDMPGMRLPDNREKLSVMGDNECQSACMINCSCTAYAYSVLDGCSLWHGNLTNMQNGYNGSGVGTLCLRVAASELESISSSGHKILWLAGVLPSVAFLIFCLILFIWIRRSKNKGKGKEHGHLSLMISDTFKLWESEETSSHFMMFSFSQITNATDNFSTENKLGEGGFGPVYKGNLPDGQEIAVKRLAANSGQGLLEFKNEILLISKLQHRNLVLLLGCCIQEEEMLLVYEYMPNKSLDFFLFEQSRRALLDWEMRINIIEGVAQGLIYLHKHSRLRIIHRDLKASNILLDIDMNPKISDFGMARIFDPKGTQANTKRVVGT; via the exons ATGTTCATGATGCCGGAGATATCTGTGCGAACAATTGTTTACCCCCGCTTCCAAACTCCCGGACAGCAATTGCACGAAGCATTTCGTTTATTTGGAAACATTCAGAATTCAGAGAG CCTAGTTGGATGCTTGGAGACAGCCATGTTTGGGAAAATTAGCTTTTGGAGGAACAGCGCACTTGTTGATCTGCTGATTCTCTCTGTATTAGCAACAAGATGTTTATCAGCTCCCATGGCAACATACAACATCTTTCAAAACCAATCAATTTCAGATGGGCAGACCCTCGAGTCCATGAACAAAATGTTTGTGCTCGGTTTCTTTAGCCCTGGAACTTCAAGATACCGATATGTTGGTGTATGGCACAACAATGGTCCAGAAAGGACAGTTGTATGGGTTGCTAATAGGAACAATCCATTACAAGATAATTCTGGCATACTTAAGTTTGATAACCATAGTAATCTGATAGTTTTAGATGGCAGTGGCAACTCATTCACTGTGTCTTATGGGATGGGTGTGCAAGACGTGGAGGCTGCAATACTGGATAATGGCAACTTTGTCTTGAGGATCTACCAATCCAAAATCATATGGCAGAGCTTTGACTCTCCTACTGATACATGGCTTCCTGAAATGAATATTACACTTGGTAGTAAATTGCTGACTTCATGGAAGAGCTATGATGACCCAGCAATGGGGGATTACTCCTTTGGTCCAGGCATAACTGATGCATTACAACTCATTATCTGGTGGAAAGGGAGCAACATATATTGGACCAGTGGACGCTGGAACGGTGATATGAATTCTCTCATTCCAGACCTAACATCTATAAGTGTCACCCCTGTTTCATTTCTATGTGACAACCTTTCTTGCACATACACTCCCAACCCTAGAAACAAAACGACAAAGATTGTGTTGGATCCAAATGGTTCATTGAACATAGCACAATTTGATCCTGAAGCTAAATCATGGACTCTGTTATGGAACCAGCATGCTAGTTGCGATGTGCCTAACTTATGTGGAGTTTTTGGTATATGCAACAACAGTGCGTTAGCAATACGCCATTGTCAATGTCCAAAAGGTTTTGCACTACAAGAAAATACCAGGAAAGGGTGCACAAGGCAAATCCCACTGCAGTGTAATGGTGATAGGTTTATTGATATGCCTGGTATGCGACTTCCTGACAATAGAGAGAAGCTGTCTGTTATGGGAGATAATGAATGTCAATCAGCATGCATGATAAATTGCTCTTGTACTGCGTATGCTTATTCTGTATTGGATGGTTGCAGCCTATGGCATGGTAATCTAACAAATATGCAGAATGGATATAATGGGAGTGGAGTAGGAACTCTTTGTCTTCGTGTGGCTGCCTCAGAGTTAGAATCAATCAGTAGTTCAG GTCACAAAATACTTTGGCTAGCTGGTGTACTTCCTTCTGTTGCATTTCTTATCTTTTGTCTCATATTGTTTATTTGGATTAGGAGATCAAAAAATAAAG GGAAAGGAAAAGAGCATGGTCACCTCTCCTTAATGATTTCGGATACATTCAAACTTTGGGAGAGTGAAGAGACAAGCTCTCATTTTATGATGTTTTCCTTTTCACAAATAACAAACGCTACCGACAATTTTTCAACAGAAAACAAGCTTGGAGAAGGGGGGTTTGGCCCTGTGTACAAG GGAAACTTACCAGATGGTCAGGAGATTGCTGTTAAGAGACTAGCAGCAAATTCAGGGCAAGGGTTACTGGAGTTTAAGAACGAAATCCTGCTGATTTCTAAGCTTCAGCATAGGAATTTAGTTTTGCTGTTAGGTTGTTGCATTCAAGAGGAAGAAATGTTACTAGTTTATGAGTACATGCCAAACAAAAGCTTGGATTTCTTCTTATTTG AACAATCACGAAGGGCTTTGTTAGACTGGGAAATGCGGATTAACATAATTGAAGGAGTTGCACAAGGTCTTATTTATCTCCACAAGCATTCTCGGCTGAGAATTATTCATAGGGACCTGAAAGCAAGCAACATTTTGTTGGACATTGATATGAACCCTAAGATCTCAGACTTTGGAATGGCAAGAATATTTGATCCTAAAGGAACACAAGCTAATACGAAAAGAGTTGTTGGGACATA A
- the LOC133922124 gene encoding G-type lectin S-receptor-like serine/threonine-protein kinase At1g11330 isoform X2 produces the protein MFGKISFWRNSALVDLLILSVLATRCLSAPMATYNIFQNQSISDGQTLESMNKMFVLGFFSPGTSRYRYVGVWHNNGPERTVVWVANRNNPLQDNSGILKFDNHSNLIVLDGSGNSFTVSYGMGVQDVEAAILDNGNFVLRIYQSKIIWQSFDSPTDTWLPEMNITLGSKLLTSWKSYDDPAMGDYSFGPGITDALQLIIWWKGSNIYWTSGRWNGDMNSLIPDLTSISVTPVSFLCDNLSCTYTPNPRNKTTKIVLDPNGSLNIAQFDPEAKSWTLLWNQHASCDVPNLCGVFGICNNSALAIRHCQCPKGFALQENTRKGCTRQIPLQCNGDRFIDMPGMRLPDNREKLSVMGDNECQSACMINCSCTAYAYSVLDGCSLWHGNLTNMQNGYNGSGVGTLCLRVAASELESISSSGHKILWLAGVLPSVAFLIFCLILFIWIRRSKNKGKGKEHGHLSLMISDTFKLWESEETSSHFMMFSFSQITNATDNFSTENKLGEGGFGPVYKGNLPDGQEIAVKRLAANSGQGLLEFKNEILLISKLQHRNLVLLLGCCIQEEEMLLVYEYMPNKSLDFFLFEQSRRALLDWEMRINIIEGVAQGLIYLHKHSRLRIIHRDLKASNILLDIDMNPKISDFGMARIFDPKGTQANTKRVVGTYGYMAPEYAMAGIFSVKSDVFSYGVLLLEIISGTRNSGSHRRDNSIYLLGLAWELWKEGRCRELIDKALHGRCPENMVQRCVHVSLLCVQEKAADRPSMTEVISMITNENITLPDPEQPGFLSMFLPDGTDIPEETCSLNGLSITNLDGR, from the exons ATGTTTGGGAAAATTAGCTTTTGGAGGAACAGCGCACTTGTTGATCTGCTGATTCTCTCTGTATTAGCAACAAGATGTTTATCAGCTCCCATGGCAACATACAACATCTTTCAAAACCAATCAATTTCAGATGGGCAGACCCTCGAGTCCATGAACAAAATGTTTGTGCTCGGTTTCTTTAGCCCTGGAACTTCAAGATACCGATATGTTGGTGTATGGCACAACAATGGTCCAGAAAGGACAGTTGTATGGGTTGCTAATAGGAACAATCCATTACAAGATAATTCTGGCATACTTAAGTTTGATAACCATAGTAATCTGATAGTTTTAGATGGCAGTGGCAACTCATTCACTGTGTCTTATGGGATGGGTGTGCAAGACGTGGAGGCTGCAATACTGGATAATGGCAACTTTGTCTTGAGGATCTACCAATCCAAAATCATATGGCAGAGCTTTGACTCTCCTACTGATACATGGCTTCCTGAAATGAATATTACACTTGGTAGTAAATTGCTGACTTCATGGAAGAGCTATGATGACCCAGCAATGGGGGATTACTCCTTTGGTCCAGGCATAACTGATGCATTACAACTCATTATCTGGTGGAAAGGGAGCAACATATATTGGACCAGTGGACGCTGGAACGGTGATATGAATTCTCTCATTCCAGACCTAACATCTATAAGTGTCACCCCTGTTTCATTTCTATGTGACAACCTTTCTTGCACATACACTCCCAACCCTAGAAACAAAACGACAAAGATTGTGTTGGATCCAAATGGTTCATTGAACATAGCACAATTTGATCCTGAAGCTAAATCATGGACTCTGTTATGGAACCAGCATGCTAGTTGCGATGTGCCTAACTTATGTGGAGTTTTTGGTATATGCAACAACAGTGCGTTAGCAATACGCCATTGTCAATGTCCAAAAGGTTTTGCACTACAAGAAAATACCAGGAAAGGGTGCACAAGGCAAATCCCACTGCAGTGTAATGGTGATAGGTTTATTGATATGCCTGGTATGCGACTTCCTGACAATAGAGAGAAGCTGTCTGTTATGGGAGATAATGAATGTCAATCAGCATGCATGATAAATTGCTCTTGTACTGCGTATGCTTATTCTGTATTGGATGGTTGCAGCCTATGGCATGGTAATCTAACAAATATGCAGAATGGATATAATGGGAGTGGAGTAGGAACTCTTTGTCTTCGTGTGGCTGCCTCAGAGTTAGAATCAATCAGTAGTTCAG GTCACAAAATACTTTGGCTAGCTGGTGTACTTCCTTCTGTTGCATTTCTTATCTTTTGTCTCATATTGTTTATTTGGATTAGGAGATCAAAAAATAAAG GGAAAGGAAAAGAGCATGGTCACCTCTCCTTAATGATTTCGGATACATTCAAACTTTGGGAGAGTGAAGAGACAAGCTCTCATTTTATGATGTTTTCCTTTTCACAAATAACAAACGCTACCGACAATTTTTCAACAGAAAACAAGCTTGGAGAAGGGGGGTTTGGCCCTGTGTACAAG GGAAACTTACCAGATGGTCAGGAGATTGCTGTTAAGAGACTAGCAGCAAATTCAGGGCAAGGGTTACTGGAGTTTAAGAACGAAATCCTGCTGATTTCTAAGCTTCAGCATAGGAATTTAGTTTTGCTGTTAGGTTGTTGCATTCAAGAGGAAGAAATGTTACTAGTTTATGAGTACATGCCAAACAAAAGCTTGGATTTCTTCTTATTTG AACAATCACGAAGGGCTTTGTTAGACTGGGAAATGCGGATTAACATAATTGAAGGAGTTGCACAAGGTCTTATTTATCTCCACAAGCATTCTCGGCTGAGAATTATTCATAGGGACCTGAAAGCAAGCAACATTTTGTTGGACATTGATATGAACCCTAAGATCTCAGACTTTGGAATGGCAAGAATATTTGATCCTAAAGGAACACAAGCTAATACGAAAAGAGTTGTTGGGACATA TGGCTACATGGCTCCTGAATATGCTATGGCAGGCATTTTCTCTGTTAAGTCCGATGTATTTAGCTATGGAGTCTTGCTTCTGGAGATCATCagtggaacaagaaattcagGATCTCATCGACGTGACAACTCTATTTACCTCCTTGGTCTT GCATGGGAATTATGGAAAGAAGGCAGATGCCGTGAGCTCATTGATAAAGCATTACACGGTAGATGTCCTGAGAATATGGTACAAAGATGTGTTCATGTCAGCTTGTTGTGTGTTCAAGAGAAAGCTGCGGATCGACCTTCCATGACTGAAGTCATTTCGAtgattactaatgaaaataTCACCTTACCAGACCCAGAGCAACCTGGTTTCCTCTCCATGTTTCTTCCCGATGGAACTGATATCCCTGAAGAAACATGCTCCCTGAATGGTCTTTCGATTACCAACTTGGATGGTAGATAG
- the LOC133922124 gene encoding G-type lectin S-receptor-like serine/threonine-protein kinase At1g11330 isoform X1, translated as MFMMPEISVRTIVYPRFQTPGQQLHEAFRLFGNIQNSESLVGCLETAMFGKISFWRNSALVDLLILSVLATRCLSAPMATYNIFQNQSISDGQTLESMNKMFVLGFFSPGTSRYRYVGVWHNNGPERTVVWVANRNNPLQDNSGILKFDNHSNLIVLDGSGNSFTVSYGMGVQDVEAAILDNGNFVLRIYQSKIIWQSFDSPTDTWLPEMNITLGSKLLTSWKSYDDPAMGDYSFGPGITDALQLIIWWKGSNIYWTSGRWNGDMNSLIPDLTSISVTPVSFLCDNLSCTYTPNPRNKTTKIVLDPNGSLNIAQFDPEAKSWTLLWNQHASCDVPNLCGVFGICNNSALAIRHCQCPKGFALQENTRKGCTRQIPLQCNGDRFIDMPGMRLPDNREKLSVMGDNECQSACMINCSCTAYAYSVLDGCSLWHGNLTNMQNGYNGSGVGTLCLRVAASELESISSSGHKILWLAGVLPSVAFLIFCLILFIWIRRSKNKGKGKEHGHLSLMISDTFKLWESEETSSHFMMFSFSQITNATDNFSTENKLGEGGFGPVYKGNLPDGQEIAVKRLAANSGQGLLEFKNEILLISKLQHRNLVLLLGCCIQEEEMLLVYEYMPNKSLDFFLFEQSRRALLDWEMRINIIEGVAQGLIYLHKHSRLRIIHRDLKASNILLDIDMNPKISDFGMARIFDPKGTQANTKRVVGTYGYMAPEYAMAGIFSVKSDVFSYGVLLLEIISGTRNSGSHRRDNSIYLLGLAWELWKEGRCRELIDKALHGRCPENMVQRCVHVSLLCVQEKAADRPSMTEVISMITNENITLPDPEQPGFLSMFLPDGTDIPEETCSLNGLSITNLDGR; from the exons ATGTTCATGATGCCGGAGATATCTGTGCGAACAATTGTTTACCCCCGCTTCCAAACTCCCGGACAGCAATTGCACGAAGCATTTCGTTTATTTGGAAACATTCAGAATTCAGAGAG CCTAGTTGGATGCTTGGAGACAGCCATGTTTGGGAAAATTAGCTTTTGGAGGAACAGCGCACTTGTTGATCTGCTGATTCTCTCTGTATTAGCAACAAGATGTTTATCAGCTCCCATGGCAACATACAACATCTTTCAAAACCAATCAATTTCAGATGGGCAGACCCTCGAGTCCATGAACAAAATGTTTGTGCTCGGTTTCTTTAGCCCTGGAACTTCAAGATACCGATATGTTGGTGTATGGCACAACAATGGTCCAGAAAGGACAGTTGTATGGGTTGCTAATAGGAACAATCCATTACAAGATAATTCTGGCATACTTAAGTTTGATAACCATAGTAATCTGATAGTTTTAGATGGCAGTGGCAACTCATTCACTGTGTCTTATGGGATGGGTGTGCAAGACGTGGAGGCTGCAATACTGGATAATGGCAACTTTGTCTTGAGGATCTACCAATCCAAAATCATATGGCAGAGCTTTGACTCTCCTACTGATACATGGCTTCCTGAAATGAATATTACACTTGGTAGTAAATTGCTGACTTCATGGAAGAGCTATGATGACCCAGCAATGGGGGATTACTCCTTTGGTCCAGGCATAACTGATGCATTACAACTCATTATCTGGTGGAAAGGGAGCAACATATATTGGACCAGTGGACGCTGGAACGGTGATATGAATTCTCTCATTCCAGACCTAACATCTATAAGTGTCACCCCTGTTTCATTTCTATGTGACAACCTTTCTTGCACATACACTCCCAACCCTAGAAACAAAACGACAAAGATTGTGTTGGATCCAAATGGTTCATTGAACATAGCACAATTTGATCCTGAAGCTAAATCATGGACTCTGTTATGGAACCAGCATGCTAGTTGCGATGTGCCTAACTTATGTGGAGTTTTTGGTATATGCAACAACAGTGCGTTAGCAATACGCCATTGTCAATGTCCAAAAGGTTTTGCACTACAAGAAAATACCAGGAAAGGGTGCACAAGGCAAATCCCACTGCAGTGTAATGGTGATAGGTTTATTGATATGCCTGGTATGCGACTTCCTGACAATAGAGAGAAGCTGTCTGTTATGGGAGATAATGAATGTCAATCAGCATGCATGATAAATTGCTCTTGTACTGCGTATGCTTATTCTGTATTGGATGGTTGCAGCCTATGGCATGGTAATCTAACAAATATGCAGAATGGATATAATGGGAGTGGAGTAGGAACTCTTTGTCTTCGTGTGGCTGCCTCAGAGTTAGAATCAATCAGTAGTTCAG GTCACAAAATACTTTGGCTAGCTGGTGTACTTCCTTCTGTTGCATTTCTTATCTTTTGTCTCATATTGTTTATTTGGATTAGGAGATCAAAAAATAAAG GGAAAGGAAAAGAGCATGGTCACCTCTCCTTAATGATTTCGGATACATTCAAACTTTGGGAGAGTGAAGAGACAAGCTCTCATTTTATGATGTTTTCCTTTTCACAAATAACAAACGCTACCGACAATTTTTCAACAGAAAACAAGCTTGGAGAAGGGGGGTTTGGCCCTGTGTACAAG GGAAACTTACCAGATGGTCAGGAGATTGCTGTTAAGAGACTAGCAGCAAATTCAGGGCAAGGGTTACTGGAGTTTAAGAACGAAATCCTGCTGATTTCTAAGCTTCAGCATAGGAATTTAGTTTTGCTGTTAGGTTGTTGCATTCAAGAGGAAGAAATGTTACTAGTTTATGAGTACATGCCAAACAAAAGCTTGGATTTCTTCTTATTTG AACAATCACGAAGGGCTTTGTTAGACTGGGAAATGCGGATTAACATAATTGAAGGAGTTGCACAAGGTCTTATTTATCTCCACAAGCATTCTCGGCTGAGAATTATTCATAGGGACCTGAAAGCAAGCAACATTTTGTTGGACATTGATATGAACCCTAAGATCTCAGACTTTGGAATGGCAAGAATATTTGATCCTAAAGGAACACAAGCTAATACGAAAAGAGTTGTTGGGACATA TGGCTACATGGCTCCTGAATATGCTATGGCAGGCATTTTCTCTGTTAAGTCCGATGTATTTAGCTATGGAGTCTTGCTTCTGGAGATCATCagtggaacaagaaattcagGATCTCATCGACGTGACAACTCTATTTACCTCCTTGGTCTT GCATGGGAATTATGGAAAGAAGGCAGATGCCGTGAGCTCATTGATAAAGCATTACACGGTAGATGTCCTGAGAATATGGTACAAAGATGTGTTCATGTCAGCTTGTTGTGTGTTCAAGAGAAAGCTGCGGATCGACCTTCCATGACTGAAGTCATTTCGAtgattactaatgaaaataTCACCTTACCAGACCCAGAGCAACCTGGTTTCCTCTCCATGTTTCTTCCCGATGGAACTGATATCCCTGAAGAAACATGCTCCCTGAATGGTCTTTCGATTACCAACTTGGATGGTAGATAG